In the Armatimonadota bacterium genome, CTGCCCGGCACAGCGTGGGGCCAAACGCGTTCTCCAGGACGGTGTTCGTCGAGCCGCAGTAGGGGCAGGCCGCGGGCTCGGCCAGGGTCCGGTGCGGGACGCTGAGCCCGTGAGCCGACAGCCGCGCGCGCGCCGCGGGCGTCAGGCGGTCCAGGGTCCAGGGCACGTCGTACCGGAACTCGACGTCGGCGCCGCGCACCCCCGGCAGCTCCAAGACCCGGGCGCGCACCCGCGCGCGGATCACCTCGAGCGCCGGACAGCCCATGAACGTGGGCACCAGGAGCACCCGCACCCTGTCGTCGCAGACCTCGACCGTCTCCACGAGGCCCAGGTCCGTGATGGCCACGGGCAGTTCCGGGTCCTCGATGGTCCCCAACGCCCGCCAGACCTCGTCACGGGTCACTGCCATGGATACTCACCAGCGCGCGGTGGGATCGGTACGCCACACCGACGTCATCTCCTCCAGGAGCGCCTGCAGCGCGGCCGTGTGGTGGCCGCGCCGGCCGCCGGTGGCCGCGGCCACCGATGGGGGACGCAGGCCCAGCGTCTCCAGACGCGGTCGCACGGCGGCCTCGAACCGGCCGCGCTGTGCCACCGGCCCGGCGGGCAGCAGCCCGTCGCCGACCAGGCGCGCGTGATCGTCGGTCTCCTCGAACAGCCCGAGGGCGTCGGGCCAGATGGCGTCCAGCGCCGCCTGGAGCCGGGCGGTCGCCTCGTCGCCGGCGCGGGCCAGGCGCACCAGCCACGCATCGCTGAACAGGAGGTGGTACTTCTCCTCGCGCTGCAGCGCTCTGGCCAGCGCCGCGAACGGGCCCAGGGGCGCGTCGGCCAGGTCGGCCAGCCGGACGGCATCGGCGTGATCGTACAACCATGCGCGCACGATGGTGAAACCCCAGTCGCCGTTGGGGTGCTCGACCAGCACCGCGTTGCCAAACGCTGGCGCGTCCCGCCCGAAGGCGAGCCCGTCGGGTGTCGCCCCGGTCGCCGCCGCGACCTGCTCGTAGAGCACGCGGGCGTGCCCGAGCTCCTCCTGGGCGATCGACGACAGCGCGACGTCGGACTCGATGTCCGGCGCGAACCCCGTCCACTCCGCGTGGCGGTGGCCCAGGATCAGCTCGTCGTCGGCCCAGGCCCGCAGCACACCGCACAGCGCGGCCTGGACGGCGTCGTCCCGCAGGGCGACGGGCGCATCGGCCGCCGTCCACAGCCCGGTCATCGCCGGCGGTAGACCCGTTGCTGCTCCCGGTACGAGCCGCCGAACCGGTAGCTCTTGTCGGTGGCGGGCGCGAAGAGGTCGGCGTCCTCGTAGCGGGTCGCCGTGATGTCGGTGTAGCGCACGACCCAGAGGTTCACGCACGGGTCGCGCCGGGCGAACTGTTCCTTGGCCAGCACCAGCGCCATCTCCGGATCGGGCGCGTGCACATCACCCACGTGCACGTGGGGCTCGGCCTTGGAGTCCTGCCGGAAGACGGCGAAGACGGACGCGGCCTCGGGGACCACGTCGCCCAGGTTCACGGCCGCGGCCCGCTGCCGGGAGTCCACCGCCTGGTCGCCTCGCGTCGTGCCGCGCCGCGGCCTGCGGATCCGCGGCGTCTGGAGCAGGCCGCCCTCCCCCGGCGCCCTACGCGGCCGCCGCCCATCGCCCCAGCGCCTCGCGCACCCACTGGTGCTGCGCGTGGTAGCGGTTGCGCAGCTCCAACCGGGCCCGCGTCCTGGGGCCCTCGCCACGCAGGATGCGCCGGAACTCGTCCCAGTCGGGCTCGGTGTAGACGTACTGGCCCGTGGCCTCGTCCCACCGCAGGCCCGGATCCGGAACCCGCAGCCCGTACTCCTGGATGAGCGGCACGAACTGGCGCAAGAACTGCTGGCGCAGCTCGTCGTTGGTCTTGACCTTGATGCGCCAGCGCATCATCTGCTCGAGGTGGGGCGACGCCTGGTCGCGGGGGCCGAAGAAGTGCATCAACGGCGTCCACCAGCGGTCCAGCGCGTCCTGCAGCATCGCCCGCTGCGCCGGCGTGCCCTCGGCCAGCGCCTTGAACCCGTCGATCCCCAGCCGGATGTGGAAGTCTTCTTCGTAGCAGATCCGGCGCAGCACCCGGGCGTAGGGGGCGTACGAGCAGGCGCGCAG is a window encoding:
- the paaD gene encoding 1,2-phenylacetyl-CoA epoxidase subunit PaaD, which encodes MAVTRDEVWRALGTIEDPELPVAITDLGLVETVEVCDDRVRVLLVPTFMGCPALEVIRARVRARVLELPGVRGADVEFRYDVPWTLDRLTPAARARLSAHGLSVPHRTLAEPAACPYCGSTNTVLENAFGPTLCRAVYYCRDCRNPIERFKPPGDPVPLAAPAARQPAD
- the paaC gene encoding 1,2-phenylacetyl-CoA epoxidase subunit PaaC, producing MTGLWTAADAPVALRDDAVQAALCGVLRAWADDELILGHRHAEWTGFAPDIESDVALSSIAQEELGHARVLYEQVAAATGATPDGLAFGRDAPAFGNAVLVEHPNGDWGFTIVRAWLYDHADAVRLADLADAPLGPFAALARALQREEKYHLLFSDAWLVRLARAGDEATARLQAALDAIWPDALGLFEETDDHARLVGDGLLPAGPVAQRGRFEAAVRPRLETLGLRPPSVAAATGGRRGHHTAALQALLEEMTSVWRTDPTARW
- the paaA gene encoding 1,2-phenylacetyl-CoA epoxidase subunit PaaA codes for the protein MMHHQPAAPEDDPEQLAAFEARIAAGERVEAGEWMPARYRAECLRLIQMHANSELMGALPEREWIPRAPTLARKMALIAKVQDEIGHAQLLYRVAEDLGRPRAAMIDDLLAGRAKFHNVFHYPAETWADVVVIQVFVDGAAMQTQGALRACSYAPYARVLRRICYEEDFHIRLGIDGFKALAEGTPAQRAMLQDALDRWWTPLMHFFGPRDQASPHLEQMMRWRIKVKTNDELRQQFLRQFVPLIQEYGLRVPDPGLRWDEATGQYVYTEPDWDEFRRILRGEGPRTRARLELRNRYHAQHQWVREALGRWAAAA